The following proteins come from a genomic window of Coffea arabica cultivar ET-39 chromosome 11c, Coffea Arabica ET-39 HiFi, whole genome shotgun sequence:
- the LOC113716873 gene encoding major allergen Pru ar 1 produces MAPLTCDYDVPCSIPPPRLFKAFILDDHFITKVLPQAIKKVEIVEGDGGVGSIKLITFGEGSQYKGAKQRVDGIDKDNFTYSYTILESDSFSDKIEKVANVIKIEASADGGSICKTTSTYYPKGNIEYTEEQIEGAKQQIKAAKERSSAMFKAVEAYLIANPDVYN; encoded by the exons ATGGCCCCTCTCACTTGTGATTATGACGTCCCCTGCTCAATCCCTCCTCCAAGGTTGTTCAAGGCCTTCATCCTTGATGACCACTTCATTACCAAGGTGCTGCCACAGGCCATTAAAAAAGTCGAAATCGTTGAAGGAGATGGAGGAGTGGGATCCATCAAGTTGATCACTTTTGGTGAAG GTAGTCAATATAAGGGTGCAAAACAGAGAGTCGATGGAATTGACAAAGACAACTTCACCTACAGCTATACTATTCTTGAAAGTGATTCCTTCAGTGATAAGATTGAAAAAGTAGCTAACGTGATTAAAATCGAAGCCTCAGCTGATGGAGGGTCAATCTGTAAGACCACCAGCACATACTACCCCAAGGGCAATATCGAGTATACCGAAGAACAAATTGAGGGAGCAAAACAGCAAATTAAGGCAGCAAAAGAAAGGTCCTCGGCCATGTTCAAGGCTGTGGAAGCCTACCTCATCGCAAATCCTGATGTATACAACTGA